A region from the Gemmatimonadota bacterium genome encodes:
- the mnmA gene encoding tRNA 2-thiouridine(34) synthase MnmA: protein MRPRVLVAMSGGVDSSVAAALLVHEGYDVVGATMKLFCHGDDLPDRPCCSLDSVNDARRVCEQLGVPHYVLNLEDAFGHDVVDDFVAEYVAGRTPIPCVRCNTFTKFRDLLRKADAIDATFIATGHYARIVDGALHRGLDPDKDQTYFLWGIDRRVLTRMLLPVGNRTKAETRQVARELGLQVIADKVESQDICFVPDGDHAKVIAARLGADTPALQPGPVVTMDGQVVGEHQGYARYTIGQRRGLPGGFLQPMFVVAIRPATREVVIGPRDALLGHGVVAGSMNWLGEPAQVGDRVHVRVRHRAPLAAAEIARAEGRVIELALDEPVAAITPGQSLVLYDGERVIGGGLIDRAAGARRPLALLAG from the coding sequence ATGCGCCCGCGCGTGCTCGTGGCGATGTCTGGCGGCGTGGACTCGTCCGTGGCCGCGGCCCTCCTCGTGCATGAGGGGTACGATGTGGTTGGGGCGACCATGAAGCTGTTCTGCCACGGCGACGACCTGCCCGACCGGCCCTGCTGCTCGCTGGATTCGGTCAACGATGCGCGGCGCGTCTGCGAGCAGCTGGGTGTCCCGCATTACGTGTTGAACCTCGAAGACGCGTTTGGCCACGACGTGGTCGACGACTTCGTCGCGGAGTACGTGGCCGGGCGCACCCCGATCCCCTGCGTGCGCTGCAACACCTTCACGAAGTTTCGTGACCTGTTGCGTAAGGCCGACGCGATTGACGCGACGTTCATCGCCACCGGACACTACGCGCGCATCGTGGACGGCGCGCTGCACCGCGGCCTCGATCCGGACAAGGACCAGACGTACTTCCTCTGGGGGATCGACCGCCGCGTGCTAACACGGATGTTGCTCCCCGTTGGCAACCGGACGAAGGCCGAGACGCGCCAGGTCGCCCGTGAGCTCGGGCTGCAAGTGATTGCCGACAAGGTCGAGAGCCAGGACATCTGCTTCGTGCCCGACGGCGACCACGCGAAGGTCATTGCGGCCCGCCTCGGCGCGGACACGCCCGCGCTCCAGCCCGGCCCCGTGGTCACTATGGACGGACAAGTGGTTGGCGAACATCAGGGCTACGCGCGATACACGATCGGCCAGCGCCGGGGCCTGCCCGGCGGGTTCCTGCAACCCATGTTTGTGGTCGCCATCCGTCCCGCGACGCGTGAGGTGGTCATTGGTCCCCGCGATGCGCTCCTCGGCCATGGTGTGGTCGCCGGGTCCATGAACTGGCTGGGCGAGCCGGCGCAGGTCGGGGATCGCGTCCACGTGCGGGTTCGCCATCGGGCGCCCCTCGCCGCCGCCGAGATCGCGCGCGCAGAAGGGCGCGTCATCGAACTGGCGCTCGACGAGCCGGTCGCGGCGATCACACCCGGGCAGTCGCTCGTGCTCTACGACGGGGAACGGGTGATCGGCGGGGGGCTTATCGATCGCGCGGCGGGAGCGCGTCGCCCACTGGCACTGCTCGCAGGGTAG
- a CDS encoding cysteine desulfurase: protein MPAPIYLDHAATTPVRPEVLDAMLPYFGPRFGNPSSGHRWGREARAALDEARERVAHALGAQPDELCFTSGGTEGDNLAVLGSWRALRDLRPALVTTPIEHKAVLAAVHQAAKEGGEERIVGVDGMGRVDEAAYRTQVDARVACVSVMWVNNEVGVVQDIPALAAIAKDCGALVHTDAVQALGKVDIDLRALPVDYLTVSGHKIGAPKGIGAMYIRRGTPLEPLMHGGSQDRGRRPGTENVAMTIGFARAVELTLAEKAAECSRLQAMRDELEDALLARIPDAVIHGRGAPRAPHILNISVPGTDSESLLMALDLKGVACSAGSACQSGSITPSHVLSAMGVPTALAVAAIRMSLGALSTDDDVRRVAELFPALIGKARRLAGVT from the coding sequence ATGCCTGCCCCGATCTACCTCGACCACGCCGCGACCACGCCCGTCCGCCCGGAAGTCCTGGACGCCATGCTCCCGTACTTCGGGCCGCGCTTTGGGAACCCGAGCAGCGGGCACCGATGGGGCCGTGAGGCCCGTGCGGCGCTGGATGAGGCGCGGGAGCGTGTCGCACATGCACTGGGCGCCCAGCCGGACGAGTTGTGCTTCACCTCGGGGGGCACCGAAGGTGACAACCTGGCCGTTCTCGGAAGCTGGCGAGCGTTGCGCGACCTTCGCCCCGCACTCGTCACCACACCCATCGAGCACAAGGCCGTTCTTGCCGCGGTGCACCAGGCGGCGAAGGAGGGCGGCGAGGAGCGCATCGTCGGCGTGGACGGAATGGGACGTGTCGACGAAGCCGCCTACCGCACGCAGGTCGACGCCCGCGTCGCCTGTGTGAGCGTGATGTGGGTGAACAACGAGGTCGGTGTGGTGCAGGACATTCCAGCCCTTGCCGCCATCGCGAAGGACTGTGGCGCGCTGGTACACACGGACGCGGTGCAGGCGCTGGGAAAGGTCGACATTGACCTCCGCGCCCTTCCGGTGGACTACCTCACGGTGTCCGGCCACAAGATCGGTGCACCGAAGGGCATCGGCGCGATGTATATCCGGCGCGGGACGCCGTTGGAGCCGTTGATGCACGGTGGTTCGCAGGATCGCGGCCGGCGCCCCGGAACCGAAAACGTCGCGATGACGATCGGCTTCGCGCGCGCGGTGGAGCTGACCCTCGCCGAAAAGGCCGCGGAGTGTAGCCGGCTCCAGGCGATGCGGGACGAACTGGAAGACGCGCTCCTGGCGCGCATCCCCGATGCCGTCATCCACGGGCGTGGGGCGCCGCGTGCCCCACACATCCTGAACATCTCGGTCCCCGGCACCGATTCCGAGTCGTTGCTCATGGCCTTGGACCTCAAGGGCGTGGCCTGCTCGGCAGGATCGGCGTGCCAGAGCGGGAGCATTACGCCCTCGCATGTGTTGTCGGCGATGGGCGTCCCGACGGCACTCGCCGTCGCCGCCATCCGCATGTCCCTCGGCGCACTCTCCACCGACGACGACGTGCGACGCGTGGCCGAGTTGTTCCCTGCCCTCATCGGCAAGGCGCGTCGACTCGCCGGCGTGACCTGA
- a CDS encoding ABC transporter permease subunit: MITDLWTVIRKEWIEILDQFSRFKRGGWSVLLVILFLGVFVPLQIGPEWAVTPAMFFYWPFLTASMTSTIVTDSVAGERERHTLETLLASRLPDAAILLGKVIAAVLYGYAFALTNLAIGMVTVTVRFGEAAVYMPWTRFAVLLSLIGSSALLVSGLGLAVSLRTATVRQAQQLFGVFLLAATMIPLAALAALGETRQAAVVTWAQESGIEALGAWASVIMTGVGAVLTGWAVLRFGRGTRVLED, from the coding sequence ATGATCACCGACCTCTGGACCGTCATCCGCAAGGAGTGGATCGAGATCCTCGACCAGTTCTCCCGCTTCAAGCGCGGCGGGTGGTCGGTGCTCCTCGTCATCCTCTTCCTCGGCGTGTTTGTCCCGCTGCAGATCGGCCCCGAATGGGCGGTCACGCCCGCCATGTTCTTCTACTGGCCGTTCCTCACGGCCAGCATGACGTCGACCATCGTCACAGACTCGGTCGCCGGCGAACGCGAACGCCACACCCTGGAGACCCTGCTGGCCTCCCGGCTCCCGGATGCCGCGATCCTGCTCGGCAAGGTCATCGCCGCCGTGTTGTATGGCTACGCCTTCGCCCTGACCAACCTCGCGATCGGGATGGTCACGGTCACGGTGCGCTTTGGGGAGGCCGCGGTGTACATGCCCTGGACCCGCTTTGCCGTGTTGCTCTCCCTGATCGGCAGCTCCGCGCTACTCGTTTCCGGACTGGGGCTCGCGGTCTCCCTGCGAACGGCGACCGTACGCCAGGCCCAGCAGCTCTTCGGCGTGTTCCTGCTGGCGGCAACCATGATCCCGCTGGCGGCGCTGGCAGCGCTCGGTGAGACGCGACAGGCGGCGGTCGTCACCTGGGCGCAGGAGTCCGGAATCGAGGCGCTTGGCGCCTGGGCATCCGTCATCATGACCGGGGTTGGCGCCGTGTTGACTGGGTGGGCGGTCCTGCGCTTTGGCCGTGGGACCCGCGTCCTCGAGGACTGA
- a CDS encoding ABC transporter ATP-binding protein, translated as MTAAILARGLVRDFKTVRALDHLDLEVPAGTVFGFLGPNGAGKTTLIRVLLGLVTPNAGEARVFGVDPARDGAAVRARTGALLEHHGLYERLTAEQNLAFHARAWRVPRPEALARIAELLRGLGLWERRGERVGTWSRGMKQKLAVARAVLHRPPLVFLDEPTAGLDPVASATLRDDIERLARDEGVTIFLTTHNLQEAERLCASVGVIRRGTLLAVGSPGDLRAQRSTSVVRVQARTWPPGGSRGVRHAPGRACRGR; from the coding sequence ATGACGGCTGCCATCCTCGCGCGCGGGCTGGTGCGCGACTTCAAGACCGTACGCGCGCTGGACCACCTCGACCTCGAGGTGCCAGCGGGAACCGTCTTCGGGTTCCTCGGCCCGAATGGCGCAGGTAAGACGACCTTGATTCGCGTCCTCCTTGGTCTCGTGACGCCTAACGCGGGGGAGGCGCGGGTGTTTGGCGTTGACCCGGCTCGTGATGGCGCCGCCGTGCGTGCCCGGACCGGCGCCCTGCTGGAACACCACGGCCTGTACGAACGGCTCACCGCCGAGCAGAACCTCGCGTTCCACGCGCGGGCCTGGCGCGTCCCCCGACCCGAGGCGCTCGCGCGGATCGCCGAGCTGCTGCGCGGACTTGGGCTCTGGGAGCGCCGCGGAGAGCGCGTCGGCACCTGGAGTCGCGGGATGAAGCAGAAGCTGGCGGTCGCGCGGGCCGTGCTGCACCGCCCGCCGCTGGTTTTTCTCGACGAACCCACCGCCGGCCTCGACCCCGTGGCCAGCGCGACCCTGCGAGACGACATCGAACGCCTCGCGCGCGACGAGGGTGTCACCATCTTCCTGACGACGCACAACCTCCAGGAAGCGGAACGGCTCTGCGCGTCGGTTGGCGTCATCCGGCGCGGGACGTTGCTGGCGGTCGGGAGCCCGGGCGACCTGCGGGCCCAACGGTCGACCAGCGTGGTCCGCGTGCAGGCGCGCACCTGGCCCCCTGGAGGTTCGCGAGGCGTTAGGCACGCACCCGGTCGTGCATGCCGTGGCCGATGA
- a CDS encoding cyclase family protein, producing MTWHDLSILVHPGTPPWPGDTPFDCRWAWQIAQGASVNVSCLSGSPHVGTHADAPLHVRDGAPASEWLPVEAFRGNAIVVDVRPCTGALEVEQLALPPGPVPRLLLHTGATIAEGAFPDGWPSLSTRCIHALAERGLRLLGVDCPSVDDRESKTLENHHALFGVGACVLENLDLRGVPAGPGELLALPMRLRGLDAAPVRALFRPRA from the coding sequence ATGACCTGGCACGACCTCAGCATTCTCGTCCATCCCGGGACCCCACCGTGGCCGGGCGACACACCGTTCGACTGTCGGTGGGCCTGGCAGATCGCCCAGGGCGCCTCGGTCAACGTCTCCTGCCTGAGTGGGAGCCCGCACGTGGGCACCCATGCCGACGCCCCCCTGCACGTCCGTGATGGCGCGCCGGCTTCCGAGTGGCTGCCGGTCGAGGCCTTTCGCGGCAACGCCATCGTTGTCGACGTGCGTCCCTGCACGGGCGCCCTCGAGGTGGAACAACTGGCGCTGCCACCGGGCCCGGTCCCACGCCTCCTGCTGCACACGGGCGCCACGATCGCAGAAGGCGCCTTCCCGGACGGCTGGCCGTCGCTCAGCACGCGATGCATCCATGCGTTGGCCGAACGGGGCCTCCGCCTGCTCGGGGTCGACTGCCCCTCGGTGGACGACCGTGAGAGCAAGACGCTGGAGAACCATCATGCGCTGTTTGGCGTTGGCGCCTGCGTGCTCGAGAACCTCGACCTGCGGGGCGTGCCCGCCGGTCCTGGGGAGCTGCTCGCCCTGCCGATGCGACTGCGCGGCCTCGACGCCGCCCCGGTCCGCGCCCTCTTTCGCCCCAGGGCATGA
- the bshB1 gene encoding bacillithiol biosynthesis deacetylase BshB1, with protein sequence MAPPAPDLDLLAIAPHPDDAELICGGTLARAARQGHRVGILDLTHGEMASRGTVALRAAEAEVAARLLGVTVRANLGLPDSGITNTPETRRALALVFRRLRPRVVIAPAPAPFGRHPDHRVAAELIRDAVFVAGLAKTDTTTPPFRPFKVLHAITFREDHQRPSFVVDITDTFDAKLAAIQAYQSQFEGATQAGEVYPNGEPLAEIIRHHCAHYGSLIRVRYGEPFVTTETMAVDDVVSLGVSTF encoded by the coding sequence ATGGCACCTCCCGCCCCCGACCTCGACCTGCTGGCCATCGCCCCGCACCCTGACGATGCGGAGTTGATCTGCGGTGGCACGCTGGCCAGGGCGGCGCGTCAGGGTCATCGGGTTGGGATCCTCGACCTCACCCACGGCGAAATGGCGAGCCGTGGCACCGTGGCCCTGCGCGCCGCGGAGGCCGAGGTGGCAGCCCGCTTGCTCGGCGTAACCGTACGGGCGAACCTCGGGCTCCCCGATTCGGGGATCACCAACACCCCGGAGACCCGACGCGCACTCGCCCTCGTGTTCCGCCGATTGAGGCCACGTGTGGTCATCGCGCCGGCTCCCGCCCCGTTCGGTCGGCATCCCGACCATCGCGTCGCCGCGGAGCTGATCCGCGACGCGGTGTTTGTCGCCGGGCTCGCGAAGACCGACACCACCACCCCCCCGTTCCGGCCGTTCAAGGTGCTCCACGCGATCACCTTCCGCGAAGACCACCAGCGCCCCTCCTTCGTGGTGGACATCACCGATACCTTCGACGCCAAGCTGGCCGCGATCCAGGCCTACCAGTCGCAGTTCGAGGGCGCGACGCAGGCCGGTGAGGTCTACCCGAACGGCGAGCCACTCGCCGAGATCATCCGTCACCACTGCGCCCACTACGGCTCGCTCATCCGCGTGCGATACGGCGAGCCGTTCGTGACCACGGAGACGATGGCCGTGGACGACGTCGTATCGTTAGGCGTCTCGACCTTCTGA
- a CDS encoding ABC transporter permease has translation MILADQLRENVGIALETLRASKLRAGLTILGVVIGISTVMAMATLINGVQQQIVRTIETAGPTTFYVFKVFSQTPINPDAPPAWVRIRPDLQMREAQTIAELPEIGYASLWAIKVGRVEYNGERTQPNRIYGADDGFSSIIGGDLVTGRWFTRQEELSGANVVVLNESYARRLMGRENPIGKIVRLGARPAEVIGLYAPENNVFQPPGVETAGIVPFRMLDHQFDVNRDQEMFITIKPRPGVTIAQAQEAVTIAMREMRRLRPADKDNFDFVTQAQILDVFNKLTGAFFLVMVALSSVGLLVGGIGVMAIMMVSVTSRTREIGVRKALGASRRDILLQFLIESATLTGIGGVLGVLTGLLVGKVATAFVAVDSPVPVSYTVVAVAVSVLIGVTFGMIPARRAARMDPVEALRYE, from the coding sequence ATGATCCTCGCCGACCAGCTGCGCGAGAACGTCGGGATCGCGCTCGAAACCCTGCGGGCCTCCAAGCTCCGCGCTGGACTCACGATCCTCGGCGTGGTCATCGGCATCAGCACGGTGATGGCCATGGCCACGCTGATCAACGGCGTGCAGCAGCAGATCGTGCGCACCATCGAGACGGCGGGCCCAACGACGTTCTACGTCTTCAAGGTCTTCTCCCAGACGCCGATCAACCCCGACGCACCCCCCGCGTGGGTTCGCATCCGTCCCGATCTCCAAATGCGCGAAGCGCAGACGATCGCCGAGCTTCCCGAGATCGGCTACGCGTCGCTCTGGGCCATCAAGGTGGGACGCGTGGAGTACAACGGCGAGCGGACCCAACCCAACCGCATCTACGGCGCCGATGATGGCTTTTCGTCGATCATTGGCGGCGACCTCGTGACCGGGCGGTGGTTCACGCGCCAGGAGGAGCTGAGTGGCGCCAACGTCGTGGTGCTCAACGAGTCGTACGCCCGTCGCCTGATGGGCCGGGAAAACCCGATCGGGAAGATCGTCAGGTTGGGGGCGCGCCCGGCGGAGGTCATCGGGCTCTACGCGCCGGAGAACAACGTCTTCCAGCCCCCCGGCGTGGAAACCGCGGGCATCGTGCCGTTCCGCATGCTCGATCACCAGTTCGACGTGAACCGCGACCAGGAGATGTTCATCACGATCAAGCCGCGGCCCGGGGTGACGATCGCGCAGGCGCAGGAGGCGGTCACGATTGCCATGCGCGAGATGCGGCGGCTGCGACCGGCGGACAAGGACAACTTCGACTTCGTGACGCAGGCGCAGATCCTGGACGTGTTCAACAAGCTCACCGGCGCGTTTTTCCTCGTGATGGTCGCCCTGTCGTCGGTCGGGCTGCTGGTGGGTGGCATTGGCGTGATGGCGATCATGATGGTGTCGGTCACCAGTCGTACCCGCGAGATCGGCGTGCGCAAGGCGTTAGGCGCCTCGCGGCGGGACATCCTGCTGCAATTCCTCATCGAGTCCGCCACGCTCACCGGGATTGGCGGCGTGCTGGGAGTCCTGACCGGGCTCCTCGTGGGGAAGGTGGCCACAGCCTTCGTCGCCGTGGACTCCCCCGTCCCCGTCAGTTACACCGTGGTCGCCGTGGCGGTCTCGGTGCTGATCGGGGTGACGTTCGGGATGATCCCCGCCCGTCGCGCCGCCCGCATGGACCCGGTAGAAGCGTTGCGATACGAATAG
- a CDS encoding ABC transporter permease: protein MQNRDVVATALGQIAANKLRSFFTLLGIIVSVTFLIAVLAIIQGMNVYVQDNVASAMIGTNTFQVRRSPINITRFADEDLDRIARRPIISKDDAAVVRDAMPNADAVSMQSGWPTPLADVTWRGRTVGDALVLGVTAPYQVVQDYRITQGRPLTEVDVEERRPVVVLGADLAEKLFEEVDPIGKDVRLLGEWFSVIGVNGRKGQVLGQSFDGFVLMPLTRFEMIFGRRNTTTVSVKLATADEVAPAMAQVEEALRVSRHLRPTQESNFTLETSDALVDFWRTLTRVLFAIVPAIVSIGIVVGGIVIMNIMLMSVTERTHEIGIRKAMGARARDIERQFLVEAIVLATLGGLLGVFVGWSMASLVAAASPLPARVTTWSVALALALGAGVGVIFGVYPARRAARLDPISAMRAE, encoded by the coding sequence TTGCAGAACCGCGATGTCGTCGCGACCGCGCTGGGCCAAATTGCGGCGAACAAGCTGCGGTCGTTCTTCACGCTGCTCGGGATCATCGTTTCCGTCACCTTCCTGATCGCGGTCCTGGCGATCATCCAGGGGATGAACGTGTACGTGCAGGACAACGTCGCCAGCGCGATGATCGGGACCAACACCTTCCAGGTGCGGCGCTCCCCCATCAACATCACGCGTTTCGCCGACGAGGACCTGGACCGGATCGCCCGTCGCCCGATCATTTCCAAGGATGACGCCGCCGTTGTCCGCGACGCGATGCCCAACGCGGACGCGGTGTCGATGCAGTCGGGCTGGCCGACCCCGTTGGCCGATGTGACCTGGCGTGGCCGCACGGTGGGTGACGCCCTCGTTTTGGGCGTCACGGCGCCCTACCAGGTCGTCCAGGACTATCGCATCACGCAGGGCCGCCCCCTGACAGAGGTGGACGTCGAGGAACGGCGGCCCGTCGTCGTGCTGGGTGCCGATCTCGCCGAAAAACTCTTCGAAGAAGTCGACCCCATCGGCAAGGACGTGCGCCTCCTCGGCGAGTGGTTCAGCGTCATTGGAGTGAACGGCCGCAAGGGCCAGGTGCTGGGGCAATCGTTTGACGGGTTCGTCCTGATGCCCCTCACCCGCTTCGAGATGATTTTCGGGCGTCGTAACACCACGACCGTCTCGGTGAAACTCGCGACGGCCGACGAGGTGGCGCCCGCCATGGCCCAGGTCGAGGAGGCCTTGCGCGTGTCCCGTCACCTGAGGCCAACGCAGGAAAGCAATTTCACCCTCGAGACCTCGGACGCATTGGTCGACTTCTGGCGCACGCTCACGCGGGTGCTGTTCGCGATTGTCCCGGCGATTGTCTCGATCGGCATCGTGGTGGGCGGGATCGTGATCATGAACATCATGCTGATGTCGGTGACGGAGCGCACCCATGAGATCGGGATCCGCAAGGCGATGGGCGCCCGGGCGCGCGATATCGAACGCCAGTTCCTCGTGGAAGCCATCGTCCTCGCCACCCTCGGGGGGCTGCTCGGGGTGTTCGTGGGATGGTCGATGGCGTCGCTGGTCGCCGCCGCCTCTCCCCTGCCCGCCCGGGTGACCACGTGGTCGGTGGCCCTGGCCCTCGCGCTGGGAGCCGGCGTGGGGGTGATCTTTGGCGTGTACCCGGCGCGCCGCGCCGCCCGCCTGGACCCGATCAGCGCGATGCGCGCCGAATAG
- a CDS encoding ABC transporter ATP-binding protein, with product MGGEVVRALRGVDIAIRRNEYVAIMGPSGSGKSTFMNLIGCLDTPNGGEYWLNGMLVSKMSDDELARVRNKEIGFVFQTFNLLPRATALHNVELPLVYAGVSSDERKRRAKAALAAVQLDNRMHHRPNELSGGQRQRVAIARALVNEPSILLADEPTGNLDSATSTEIMKVFEELASTGQTVIMVTHEPDIAAHARRVVVLRDGLVASDDKRSSFKQQMGLA from the coding sequence ATGGGGGGCGAGGTCGTCCGCGCCCTGCGTGGCGTCGACATCGCCATCCGCCGCAACGAGTACGTGGCGATCATGGGACCGTCGGGGTCGGGCAAGTCGACGTTCATGAACCTGATCGGCTGCCTCGACACCCCGAACGGCGGCGAGTACTGGCTCAACGGGATGCTCGTCTCGAAGATGTCGGACGACGAGTTGGCCCGGGTGCGCAACAAGGAGATCGGGTTCGTCTTCCAGACGTTCAACCTGCTCCCCCGCGCCACCGCCCTGCACAACGTCGAGCTCCCGCTGGTCTACGCCGGTGTCTCGTCCGACGAGCGCAAGCGACGCGCCAAGGCCGCCCTCGCTGCCGTGCAGCTGGATAACCGCATGCACCACCGCCCGAACGAACTCTCGGGCGGACAGCGCCAGCGTGTCGCGATCGCCCGGGCGCTGGTCAACGAGCCGTCCATCCTGCTCGCGGACGAACCGACGGGTAACCTCGACTCTGCCACCTCCACCGAAATCATGAAGGTGTTCGAGGAGTTGGCGAGCACCGGGCAGACCGTGATCATGGTGACCCACGAGCCGGACATCGCGGCCCACGCCCGGCGTGTCGTGGTACTTCGGGACGGGCTCGTCGCGTCCGACGACAAGCGTTCGTCGTTCAAGCAGCAAATGGGGCTGGCGTAA
- a CDS encoding efflux RND transporter periplasmic adaptor subunit: MSKTARWSLIVVALVATGSIVANIAAKRGKKATDVRIDTVEPRDLVASVTASGQVQPQTKVDVAADISGRIVRLAVKEGQAVKKGQFLLEIDPQEYVAAVQRSEAALSASRAQAAQARANLLQAQRNYERSAEIKKANTNLMSDEQLEQLKTQVEVNQALLEAQNHNVDQAVAGLTDAKSRLSKTVIMAPMSGRITRFAVEEGETAVPGNFNKDAALLLTIADMSVLETKVKVDETDVSRIALGDSAVIQIDAFTDTTFLGRVVEISNSSVRSATAASTDQAIDYEVTIQLLNPPADTRPDFSTTAKIVTDQRGKALSIPIIALTVRENEDITPGDTTMPVGRQPQKEVGKKDVEGVFVVGADNTVTFRPVKVGIAGDRFFEVISGLKQGDRIVGGTYQAIRELKDGDLVKQAEEKKPTTGPKS, encoded by the coding sequence ATGAGCAAGACAGCCCGTTGGTCCCTCATCGTCGTGGCGCTGGTCGCCACGGGCAGCATCGTCGCCAACATCGCCGCCAAGCGCGGCAAGAAGGCCACGGACGTGCGGATCGACACCGTCGAGCCCCGTGACCTCGTGGCCTCGGTCACCGCCTCCGGCCAGGTCCAGCCGCAAACCAAGGTCGATGTGGCGGCCGATATCTCGGGGCGCATCGTGCGACTCGCCGTCAAGGAAGGACAGGCCGTGAAGAAAGGCCAGTTCCTCCTTGAAATCGACCCGCAGGAGTACGTCGCCGCCGTCCAGCGCAGCGAGGCCGCCCTCTCCGCCTCGCGCGCCCAGGCGGCCCAGGCGCGGGCCAACCTGCTCCAGGCGCAGCGCAACTACGAGCGTTCGGCCGAGATCAAGAAGGCCAACACCAACCTGATGTCCGATGAGCAGCTGGAACAGCTCAAGACGCAGGTCGAGGTGAACCAGGCCCTGCTCGAAGCCCAGAACCACAATGTGGACCAGGCCGTCGCCGGCCTCACGGACGCAAAGAGCCGGCTGTCGAAAACCGTGATCATGGCCCCGATGAGCGGCCGCATCACTCGCTTCGCCGTGGAAGAGGGAGAGACCGCCGTCCCGGGCAACTTCAACAAGGACGCGGCCCTTCTCCTCACCATCGCCGACATGAGCGTCCTCGAGACCAAGGTCAAGGTCGATGAGACCGACGTCTCGCGCATCGCCCTCGGGGACTCGGCCGTCATCCAGATCGACGCGTTCACGGACACCACCTTCCTCGGCAGGGTGGTCGAGATCTCGAACAGCTCCGTGCGGTCCGCCACGGCCGCGTCCACCGACCAGGCGATCGACTACGAGGTCACGATTCAGCTGCTCAACCCGCCTGCCGACACCCGCCCCGACTTCTCCACCACGGCCAAGATCGTCACCGACCAGCGCGGCAAGGCGCTCTCCATCCCGATCATCGCCCTGACCGTGCGCGAGAACGAGGACATCACCCCGGGCGACACGACCATGCCGGTGGGGCGTCAACCGCAGAAGGAAGTGGGCAAGAAGGACGTCGAGGGGGTCTTTGTGGTCGGCGCGGACAACACAGTGACCTTCCGGCCCGTAAAGGTGGGGATCGCAGGCGACCGCTTCTTCGAGGTGATTTCCGGCCTCAAGCAGGGTGACCGGATCGTCGGGGGTACGTACCAGGCGATTCGCGAGCTGAAGGACGGGGACCTCGTCAAGCAGGCGGAGGAAAAGAAGCCCACCACCGGACCGAAATCGTGA